From Mauremys mutica isolate MM-2020 ecotype Southern chromosome 23, ASM2049712v1, whole genome shotgun sequence, a single genomic window includes:
- the AHDC1 gene encoding AT-hook DNA-binding motif-containing protein 1 isoform X2 → MNLSGSKDSAPVEEKNLPRRAASEGLGAQQPADGSSLACQPIGLENGASPPAEWFQRAQGSGLCQPNSEADGGERNFKVNLHCKHSRPRELKCNSRSSKAEGPCIGFPDTHVSNCSTKRHPGEEEFRMRVKPPGPVVTSGAIRSSPDYVREPKFYQAGHPGQRPAACPAEKALSCSVLSFPEGSCPALGREHQSSSLLHGDPADRCQSLHTLGPTKGEDFSSANALGCASDPRILVGCLDETATHDRAPKTFSNATLASGRCNVDNIVLLLKSKCGNGRINLHPVVQLIDIMKDLNRLSEDLKNSGVHLDCGSLRLNSHPALSEESRTPASTGDRDLQYSFFSSATLANSIRSPEERVAQCNAKPEPPRQTHPAPSEEEMEGGRESPQAPGCQSSAALASKPPGNPDEASCSEPDPTDYSELADADILSELASLGCPGAQLLGSQSLEPQPQLLSAQELDSQSQLLDSQSLESQPRLLDAQTLEPLPESLELQSLEPLPESLGLQSLEPLSESLELQSLEPLSESLELQSLEPLSEPLGLQSLDPLPESLDPQLLDSQAQLLDPEAQLLDSPSLGPLPKLLEPQPQLMAAEPLGSHALQPRLGSCRLGEVMKRGSCAGRGVGRGGDDHRKYALRRTDKPKMLGRRRRAGRGRRAEVSAESRVLPLAMPAEVAPGPAEPSVSILLAAPAPEADDVQKAALQAKKGKCRGVRKMVVKMAKIPVSLGRRNKTTYKVSSLSSNLSVEGKELTARSSMEPTPLLKMKNNGRNVVVVFPPGEMPIILKRKRGRPPKNLLLGPGKPKEPTPEVKKRRRRKQKLASPQPSYVADTNDSKADYSDVLAKLAFLNRQSQCSGRCSPPRCWTPSEPESIHQAPDTQSISHFLHRVQGFRRRGGKAGGFGGRGGGHAARSSRCSFSDFFEGIGKKKKAPAAGHADPVHPRKRGRPEPDSLGKPKRKRRARKNGVLFPEQNPSQNFSDGTSEWAGDKGSPWAPHHSHLSSQASRNCSYQGAESRAFHASALESSSSSRAGFFTGSNPSSQAEVSQERHNLFTGYFRSLLDSDDSSDLLDFALSASRSESRKSSATYTAPPNTMPSQRSLASYAGRSAKVTPAVAAATTETPFHAAMASRQSFSHSRAAGYGVSQAASDCRGADAFQKLVPPSAVSRSPTAHPTATASYAQYGSYGSGQSVTPSSVFQPGKQYPTAQDCPNNKDCSFAYGSGNSLPSSPSSAHSAGYAQQTVGPSLPLSKASFFTSSEPGQFSGSSHTPLRCDSRASTVSPGGYMVPKGSAAFQPSSENCRQFPSAAQWTFRQGYGGLDWSSEAFSQLYNPGFECHINEPNVILDISNYTPQKAKQQTVSETFSESSSDSTQFNQPTGYRRANSEASSSEGQSSLSSLEKLMMDWNEASSAPGYNWNQSVLFQSSSKPGRGRRKKVDMFDASHLNFSSSSSSSSVYPSKRSTGPRQPRGSRGACASKKERGTGKAKFPTKAQQVNALFQESTDLGLDYYSGDSSMSPLPSQSRGFGLGEREPGEYAGPYSMNPSTPSDGTFLQGFQSDSPGLGQTDLESKHFPALPHQLAAPAQQTVFEASLQKAFSPNCSPTLAFKEDLRPSDIRKLPACESLKHSMPGSGLPHPAHMACRDLPMPQPLYDSPSCKNPTYWYSPNSSTRSPPYENKPGAGLLVDFMGRADASCLNLHLSNPNPSKGEKEPLEMARAHHRGAYACPLMNDLNISPVPRDSMLQLQDNYRYPSFPPQGHPIMAAAQKSGFLGPMVEQHPEDTFTVTSL, encoded by the exons atgGGAGCTCCCTCGCCTGCCAGCCCATCGGCCTGGAAAACGGAGCCAGCCCGCCAGCCGAGTGGTTCCAGCGCGCCCAGGGCTCCGGGCTGTGCCAGCCCAACAGCGAGGCGGACGGCGGCGAGAGGAACTTCAAAGTGAATCTGCACTGCAAGCACTCGCGGCCAAG AGAACTCAAGTGTAACAGCCGGAGCAGCAAGGCCGAGG GTCCATGCATCGGCTTCCCCGACACCCATGTCAGCAACTGTTCCACCAAGAGGCATCCGGGGGAGGAGGAGTTCAGGATGCGCGTGAAGCCCCCAGGCCCAGTGGTGACGTCTGGTGCCATCCGCAGCTCACCTGACTACGTCCGCGAGCCCAAGTTCTACCAGGCAGGCCATCCTGGGCAGAGGCCGGCAGCGTGCCCGGCAGAGAAGGCCTTATCCTGTAGCGTGCTGAGCTTCCCTGAGGGTTCCTGCCCGGCGCTGGGCCGGGAGCACCAGTCCAGCTCGCTGCTCCATGGGGACCCGGCTGACAGGTGCCAGAGCCTCCACACCCTTGGTCCCACCAAGGGAGAGGACTTCTCCTCGGCCAACGCTCTGGGCTGCGCCAGCGACCCCCGGATCCTGGTGGGGTGCCTGGATGAGACAGCCACCCACGACCGCGCCCCCAAGACCTTCTCCAATGCGACGTTGGCCTCCGGCCGCTGCAACGTCGACAACATTGTCTTGCTGCTGAAGAGCAAGTGTGGCAACGGGCGAATCAACCTCCACCCGGTGGTGCAGCTGATCGACATCATGAAGGACCTCAACCGGCTCTCCGAGGACCTGAAGAACAGCGGCGTCCACCTGGACTGCGGCAGCCTGCGGCTCAACAGCCACCCAGCCCTCAGCGAGGAGAGCCGGACGCCGGCCAGCACCGGGGACCGAGATCTCCAGTACAGCTTCTTCTCCTCGGCCACGCTGGCCAACAGCATTCGCAGCCCGGAGGAGAGGGTGGCACAGTGCAACGCCAAACCCGAGCCGCCCAGGCAGACTCACCCTGCCCCCTCtgaggaggagatggaggggggcagggaaagtCCCCAGGCACCAGGATGCCAGAGCAGCGCTGCCTTGGCCTCGAAGCCACCCGGCAACCCGGATGAAGCCAGCTGCTCCGAGCCAGACCCCACGGATTACTCGGAGCTGGCTGACGCAGATATACTGAGTGAACTGGCCTCGCTGGGCTGTccaggggcccagctgctggggtcTCAGTCtctggagccccagccccagttGCTATCAGCCCAGGAGCTCGATTCCCAGTCCCAGTTACTAGATTCTCAGTCTCTCGAGTCCCAGCCTCGGCTCCTAGACGCCCAGACTCTGGAGCCCCTGCCCGAGTCCCTGGAGCTGCAGAGTCTAGAGCCGCTGCCAGAGTCGCTGGGGCTCCAGTCTCTAGAGCCCTTGTCCGAGTCTCTGGAGCTCCAGTCTCTAGAGCCCTTGTCGGAGTCTCTGGAGCTCCAGTCCCTGGAGCCGCTGTCTGAGCCTCTGGGACTCCAGTCCCTGGATCCTCTGCCCGAATCACTGGACCCCCAGCTCTTAGACTCCCAAGCCCAACTGCTCGACCCCGAGGCCCAGTTACTGGACAGTCCGTCCCTAGGCCCCCTGCCCAAGTTGCTGGAGCCGCAGCCCCAGCTCATGGCAGCCGAGCCCCTGGGGTCCCATGCGCTCCAGCCCCGCCTCGGTAGCTGCCGGCTGGGCGAGGTGATGAAGCGGGGCTCCTGCGCGGGGCGGGgcgtggggcggggcggggacgaCCACCGGAAATACGCGCTGCGCAGAACAGACAAACCAAAGATGCTCGGTCGCCGgcggcgggcggggcggggccggagggCGGAGGTCTCTGCCGAGAGCCGAGTCCTTCCCCTGGCCATGCCAGCAGAGGTAGCGCCGGGGCCGGCCGAGCCCAGCGTCTCCATCCTGCTGGCAGCTCCCGCCCCGGAGGCGGACGACGTCCAGAAGGCAGCCCTGCAGGCCAAGAAGGGCAAGTGCCGCGGGGTGCGCAAGATGGTGGTGAAGATGGCCAAGATCCCCGTCTCCTTGGGGAGGAGGAACAAGACCACCTACAAGGTCTCCTCCCTCAGCAGCAACCTGAGCGTGGAGGGCAAGGAGCTGACGGCCCGCTCCTCCATGGAGCCCACCCCGCTGCTGAAGATGAAGAACAACGGCCGCAATGTGGTGGTGGTCTTCCCCCCGGGGGAGATGCCCATCATCCTGAAGCGCAAACGGGGGCGGCCCCCCAAAAACCTGCTGCTGGGGCCGGGCAAGCCCAAGGAGCCCACCCCGGaggtgaagaagaggaggaggaggaagcagaagcTGGCCTCGCCCCAGCCCTCCTACGTCGCCGACACCAACGACAGCAAGGCCGACTACTCGGATGTGCTGGCCAAGCTGGCTTTCCTGAACCggcagagccagtgctcagggcgcTGCTCCCCACCGCGCTGCTGGACCCCCAGTGAGCCCGAGTCCATCCACCAGGCCCCCGACACGCAGAGCATCTCCCACTTCCTGCACAGGGTGCAGGGCTTCCGCCGGCGCGGGGGCAAGGCGGGCGGCTttgggggccggggagggggccaTGCCGCCCGCTCGTCCCGCTGTTCCTTCAGCGACTTCTTCGAGGGCATCGGGAAGAAGAAGAAGGCCCCCGCGGCCGGGCACGCTGACCCCGTCCACCCGCGCAAGAGGGGCCGGCCAGAGCCGGATTCCCTGGGGAAACCCAAGCGGAAGAGGCGGGCCCGCAAGAACGGGGTGCTCTTTCCAGAGCAGAACCCCAGCCAGAACTTCAGCGACGGCACCTCGGAGTGGGCCGGGGACAAGGGGAGCCCGTGGGCGCCCCACCACAGCCACCTCTCCAGCCAGGCTAGCAGGAACTGCAGCTACCAAGGGGCAGAGTCCCGGGCATTCCACGCCTCGGCGCTGGAGTCCAGCTCTTCCAGCCGGGCCGGCTTCTTCACCGGGAGTAACCCGTCCTCCCAGGCGGAGGTCAGCCAGGAGAGGCACAACCTCTTCACCGGCTACTTCCGCTCCCTGCTGGACTCGGACGACTCCTCGGACCTGCTGGACTTTGCCCTGTCAGCCTCGCGGTCCGAGTCCCGGAAGTCCTCGGCCACCTACACGGCCCCGCCCAACACCATGCCCAGCCAGCGGAGCCTGGCCTCCTACGCTGGCAGGAGCGCCAAAGTCACGCCCGCCGTCGCCGCCGCCACCACCGAGACACCCTTCCACGCAGCCATGGCAAGCCGGCAGTCCTTCTCCCACAGCCGGGCTGCCGGCTACGGGGTCTCCCAGGCCGCCTCGGATTGCCGCGGGGCCGACGCTTTCCAGAAGCTGGTGCCGCCCTCAGCCGTCTCCAGGTCACCCACCGCTCACCCCACCGCCACCGCCAGCTATGCCCAGTACGGCAGCTACGGCTCGGGGCAGAGCGTGACGCCCTCCAGCGTGTTCCAGCCGGGAAAGCAGTACCCCACTGCCCAAGACTGTCCCAACAACAAAGACTGCAGCTTCGCCTACGGCAGTGGGAACAGCCTCCCTTCGTCCCCCAGCAGCGCCCACAGCGCCGGCTACGCCCAGCAGACAGTGGGGCCCAGCTTGCCGCTCAGCAAGGCCTCCTTCTTCACCAGCTCCGAGCCGGGCCAGTTCTCCGGCTCCTCGCACACGCCCCTAAGGTGCGACAGCCGGGCCAGCACCGTGTCCCCCGGCGGCTACATGGTCCCCAAAGGTTCCGCTGCTTTCCAGCCCTCGTCCGAGAACTGCCGACagttccccagcgctgcccagtgGACTTTCCGACAAGGCTACGGGGGGCTGGACTGGAGCTCCGAGGCCTTCAGCCAGCTCTATAACCCGGGCTTCGAGTGCCACATCAACGAACCCAACGTCATCCTGGACATCTCCAACTACACCCCCCAGAAGGCCAAGCAGCAGACGGTCTCGGAGACCTTCTCGGAGTCCTCCTCCGATAGCACCCAGTTCAACCAGCCGACCGGGTACAGGCGGGCCAACAGCGAAGCCTCGTCCAGCGAAGGCCAGTCCAGCCTGTCCAGCCTGGAGAAGCTCATGATGGACTGGAACGAGGCCTCCTCGGCCCCGGGTTACAACTGGAATCAGAGCGTCCTGTTCCAAAGCAGCTCCAAGCCCGGGCGGGGCAGGCGGAAGAAGGTGGACATGTTCGACGCCTCCCATCTGaacttctcctcctcttcctcctcctcctcggtgtATCCCTCCAAGAGGAGCACGGGGCCCAGGCAACCGCGGGGCTCCCGAGGGGCCTGCGCCTCCAAGAAGGAGCGGGGCACAGGGAAGGCCAAGTTCCCCACCAAAGCCCAACAGGTCAACGCGCTGTTTCAAGAGAGCACGGACTTGGGGCTGGATTATTACAGCGGCGacagcagcatgtccccgctcccctcccagtccCGGGGCTTCGGGCTCGGCGAGCGAGAGCCGGGCGAATACGCTGGGCCCTACTCCAtgaacccctccaccccttccGACGGGACCTTCCTCCAAGGCTTTCAGAGCGATTCCCCCGGCCTGGGCCAGACGGACTTGGAGAGCAAACACTTCCCCGCCCTGCCGCACCAGCTGGCCGCCCCGGCCCAGCAGACTGTGTTCGAAGCCAGCTTGCAGAAAGCCTTCTCGCCCAACTGCTCCCCGACCCTGGCCTTCAAGGAGGACCTGCGGCCGAGCGACATCCGCAAGCTGCCGGCCTGCGAATCACTCAAGCACAGCATGCCGGGGAGCGGCCTGCCCCACCCTGCGCACATGGCCTGCCGAGACCTCCCCATGCCTCAGCCCCTCTACGACTCCCCCAGCTGCAAAAACCCCACCTACTGGTACTCGCCCAACTCCAGCACCCGGAGCCCCCCCTACGAGAACAAACCTGGGGCCGGCCTGCTGGTGGACTTCATGGGGAGGGCTGACGCCTCCTGCCTCAACCTCCACCTGAGCAACCCCAACCCCTCCAAGGGCGAGAAGGAGCCCCTCGAGATGGCCAGGGCTCACCACCGGGGGGCGTACGCTTGCCCCTTGATGAATGACTTGAATATCTCCCCAGTACCGAGAGACTCTATGCTGCAGCTGCAGGACAACTACAGGTACCCGAGCTTCCCGCCCCAAGGGCATCCCATCATGGCCGCGGCCCAGAAGAGCGGGTTTTTGGGTCCAATGGTAGAGCAACACCCCGAGGACACTTTTACAGTCACCTCATTGTAG
- the AHDC1 gene encoding AT-hook DNA-binding motif-containing protein 1 isoform X1, with translation MNMLSLKVASGAEGSMNLSGSKDSAPVEEKNLPRRAASEGLGAQQPADGSSLACQPIGLENGASPPAEWFQRAQGSGLCQPNSEADGGERNFKVNLHCKHSRPRELKCNSRSSKAEGPCIGFPDTHVSNCSTKRHPGEEEFRMRVKPPGPVVTSGAIRSSPDYVREPKFYQAGHPGQRPAACPAEKALSCSVLSFPEGSCPALGREHQSSSLLHGDPADRCQSLHTLGPTKGEDFSSANALGCASDPRILVGCLDETATHDRAPKTFSNATLASGRCNVDNIVLLLKSKCGNGRINLHPVVQLIDIMKDLNRLSEDLKNSGVHLDCGSLRLNSHPALSEESRTPASTGDRDLQYSFFSSATLANSIRSPEERVAQCNAKPEPPRQTHPAPSEEEMEGGRESPQAPGCQSSAALASKPPGNPDEASCSEPDPTDYSELADADILSELASLGCPGAQLLGSQSLEPQPQLLSAQELDSQSQLLDSQSLESQPRLLDAQTLEPLPESLELQSLEPLPESLGLQSLEPLSESLELQSLEPLSESLELQSLEPLSEPLGLQSLDPLPESLDPQLLDSQAQLLDPEAQLLDSPSLGPLPKLLEPQPQLMAAEPLGSHALQPRLGSCRLGEVMKRGSCAGRGVGRGGDDHRKYALRRTDKPKMLGRRRRAGRGRRAEVSAESRVLPLAMPAEVAPGPAEPSVSILLAAPAPEADDVQKAALQAKKGKCRGVRKMVVKMAKIPVSLGRRNKTTYKVSSLSSNLSVEGKELTARSSMEPTPLLKMKNNGRNVVVVFPPGEMPIILKRKRGRPPKNLLLGPGKPKEPTPEVKKRRRRKQKLASPQPSYVADTNDSKADYSDVLAKLAFLNRQSQCSGRCSPPRCWTPSEPESIHQAPDTQSISHFLHRVQGFRRRGGKAGGFGGRGGGHAARSSRCSFSDFFEGIGKKKKAPAAGHADPVHPRKRGRPEPDSLGKPKRKRRARKNGVLFPEQNPSQNFSDGTSEWAGDKGSPWAPHHSHLSSQASRNCSYQGAESRAFHASALESSSSSRAGFFTGSNPSSQAEVSQERHNLFTGYFRSLLDSDDSSDLLDFALSASRSESRKSSATYTAPPNTMPSQRSLASYAGRSAKVTPAVAAATTETPFHAAMASRQSFSHSRAAGYGVSQAASDCRGADAFQKLVPPSAVSRSPTAHPTATASYAQYGSYGSGQSVTPSSVFQPGKQYPTAQDCPNNKDCSFAYGSGNSLPSSPSSAHSAGYAQQTVGPSLPLSKASFFTSSEPGQFSGSSHTPLRCDSRASTVSPGGYMVPKGSAAFQPSSENCRQFPSAAQWTFRQGYGGLDWSSEAFSQLYNPGFECHINEPNVILDISNYTPQKAKQQTVSETFSESSSDSTQFNQPTGYRRANSEASSSEGQSSLSSLEKLMMDWNEASSAPGYNWNQSVLFQSSSKPGRGRRKKVDMFDASHLNFSSSSSSSSVYPSKRSTGPRQPRGSRGACASKKERGTGKAKFPTKAQQVNALFQESTDLGLDYYSGDSSMSPLPSQSRGFGLGEREPGEYAGPYSMNPSTPSDGTFLQGFQSDSPGLGQTDLESKHFPALPHQLAAPAQQTVFEASLQKAFSPNCSPTLAFKEDLRPSDIRKLPACESLKHSMPGSGLPHPAHMACRDLPMPQPLYDSPSCKNPTYWYSPNSSTRSPPYENKPGAGLLVDFMGRADASCLNLHLSNPNPSKGEKEPLEMARAHHRGAYACPLMNDLNISPVPRDSMLQLQDNYRYPSFPPQGHPIMAAAQKSGFLGPMVEQHPEDTFTVTSL, from the exons atgGGAGCTCCCTCGCCTGCCAGCCCATCGGCCTGGAAAACGGAGCCAGCCCGCCAGCCGAGTGGTTCCAGCGCGCCCAGGGCTCCGGGCTGTGCCAGCCCAACAGCGAGGCGGACGGCGGCGAGAGGAACTTCAAAGTGAATCTGCACTGCAAGCACTCGCGGCCAAG AGAACTCAAGTGTAACAGCCGGAGCAGCAAGGCCGAGG GTCCATGCATCGGCTTCCCCGACACCCATGTCAGCAACTGTTCCACCAAGAGGCATCCGGGGGAGGAGGAGTTCAGGATGCGCGTGAAGCCCCCAGGCCCAGTGGTGACGTCTGGTGCCATCCGCAGCTCACCTGACTACGTCCGCGAGCCCAAGTTCTACCAGGCAGGCCATCCTGGGCAGAGGCCGGCAGCGTGCCCGGCAGAGAAGGCCTTATCCTGTAGCGTGCTGAGCTTCCCTGAGGGTTCCTGCCCGGCGCTGGGCCGGGAGCACCAGTCCAGCTCGCTGCTCCATGGGGACCCGGCTGACAGGTGCCAGAGCCTCCACACCCTTGGTCCCACCAAGGGAGAGGACTTCTCCTCGGCCAACGCTCTGGGCTGCGCCAGCGACCCCCGGATCCTGGTGGGGTGCCTGGATGAGACAGCCACCCACGACCGCGCCCCCAAGACCTTCTCCAATGCGACGTTGGCCTCCGGCCGCTGCAACGTCGACAACATTGTCTTGCTGCTGAAGAGCAAGTGTGGCAACGGGCGAATCAACCTCCACCCGGTGGTGCAGCTGATCGACATCATGAAGGACCTCAACCGGCTCTCCGAGGACCTGAAGAACAGCGGCGTCCACCTGGACTGCGGCAGCCTGCGGCTCAACAGCCACCCAGCCCTCAGCGAGGAGAGCCGGACGCCGGCCAGCACCGGGGACCGAGATCTCCAGTACAGCTTCTTCTCCTCGGCCACGCTGGCCAACAGCATTCGCAGCCCGGAGGAGAGGGTGGCACAGTGCAACGCCAAACCCGAGCCGCCCAGGCAGACTCACCCTGCCCCCTCtgaggaggagatggaggggggcagggaaagtCCCCAGGCACCAGGATGCCAGAGCAGCGCTGCCTTGGCCTCGAAGCCACCCGGCAACCCGGATGAAGCCAGCTGCTCCGAGCCAGACCCCACGGATTACTCGGAGCTGGCTGACGCAGATATACTGAGTGAACTGGCCTCGCTGGGCTGTccaggggcccagctgctggggtcTCAGTCtctggagccccagccccagttGCTATCAGCCCAGGAGCTCGATTCCCAGTCCCAGTTACTAGATTCTCAGTCTCTCGAGTCCCAGCCTCGGCTCCTAGACGCCCAGACTCTGGAGCCCCTGCCCGAGTCCCTGGAGCTGCAGAGTCTAGAGCCGCTGCCAGAGTCGCTGGGGCTCCAGTCTCTAGAGCCCTTGTCCGAGTCTCTGGAGCTCCAGTCTCTAGAGCCCTTGTCGGAGTCTCTGGAGCTCCAGTCCCTGGAGCCGCTGTCTGAGCCTCTGGGACTCCAGTCCCTGGATCCTCTGCCCGAATCACTGGACCCCCAGCTCTTAGACTCCCAAGCCCAACTGCTCGACCCCGAGGCCCAGTTACTGGACAGTCCGTCCCTAGGCCCCCTGCCCAAGTTGCTGGAGCCGCAGCCCCAGCTCATGGCAGCCGAGCCCCTGGGGTCCCATGCGCTCCAGCCCCGCCTCGGTAGCTGCCGGCTGGGCGAGGTGATGAAGCGGGGCTCCTGCGCGGGGCGGGgcgtggggcggggcggggacgaCCACCGGAAATACGCGCTGCGCAGAACAGACAAACCAAAGATGCTCGGTCGCCGgcggcgggcggggcggggccggagggCGGAGGTCTCTGCCGAGAGCCGAGTCCTTCCCCTGGCCATGCCAGCAGAGGTAGCGCCGGGGCCGGCCGAGCCCAGCGTCTCCATCCTGCTGGCAGCTCCCGCCCCGGAGGCGGACGACGTCCAGAAGGCAGCCCTGCAGGCCAAGAAGGGCAAGTGCCGCGGGGTGCGCAAGATGGTGGTGAAGATGGCCAAGATCCCCGTCTCCTTGGGGAGGAGGAACAAGACCACCTACAAGGTCTCCTCCCTCAGCAGCAACCTGAGCGTGGAGGGCAAGGAGCTGACGGCCCGCTCCTCCATGGAGCCCACCCCGCTGCTGAAGATGAAGAACAACGGCCGCAATGTGGTGGTGGTCTTCCCCCCGGGGGAGATGCCCATCATCCTGAAGCGCAAACGGGGGCGGCCCCCCAAAAACCTGCTGCTGGGGCCGGGCAAGCCCAAGGAGCCCACCCCGGaggtgaagaagaggaggaggaggaagcagaagcTGGCCTCGCCCCAGCCCTCCTACGTCGCCGACACCAACGACAGCAAGGCCGACTACTCGGATGTGCTGGCCAAGCTGGCTTTCCTGAACCggcagagccagtgctcagggcgcTGCTCCCCACCGCGCTGCTGGACCCCCAGTGAGCCCGAGTCCATCCACCAGGCCCCCGACACGCAGAGCATCTCCCACTTCCTGCACAGGGTGCAGGGCTTCCGCCGGCGCGGGGGCAAGGCGGGCGGCTttgggggccggggagggggccaTGCCGCCCGCTCGTCCCGCTGTTCCTTCAGCGACTTCTTCGAGGGCATCGGGAAGAAGAAGAAGGCCCCCGCGGCCGGGCACGCTGACCCCGTCCACCCGCGCAAGAGGGGCCGGCCAGAGCCGGATTCCCTGGGGAAACCCAAGCGGAAGAGGCGGGCCCGCAAGAACGGGGTGCTCTTTCCAGAGCAGAACCCCAGCCAGAACTTCAGCGACGGCACCTCGGAGTGGGCCGGGGACAAGGGGAGCCCGTGGGCGCCCCACCACAGCCACCTCTCCAGCCAGGCTAGCAGGAACTGCAGCTACCAAGGGGCAGAGTCCCGGGCATTCCACGCCTCGGCGCTGGAGTCCAGCTCTTCCAGCCGGGCCGGCTTCTTCACCGGGAGTAACCCGTCCTCCCAGGCGGAGGTCAGCCAGGAGAGGCACAACCTCTTCACCGGCTACTTCCGCTCCCTGCTGGACTCGGACGACTCCTCGGACCTGCTGGACTTTGCCCTGTCAGCCTCGCGGTCCGAGTCCCGGAAGTCCTCGGCCACCTACACGGCCCCGCCCAACACCATGCCCAGCCAGCGGAGCCTGGCCTCCTACGCTGGCAGGAGCGCCAAAGTCACGCCCGCCGTCGCCGCCGCCACCACCGAGACACCCTTCCACGCAGCCATGGCAAGCCGGCAGTCCTTCTCCCACAGCCGGGCTGCCGGCTACGGGGTCTCCCAGGCCGCCTCGGATTGCCGCGGGGCCGACGCTTTCCAGAAGCTGGTGCCGCCCTCAGCCGTCTCCAGGTCACCCACCGCTCACCCCACCGCCACCGCCAGCTATGCCCAGTACGGCAGCTACGGCTCGGGGCAGAGCGTGACGCCCTCCAGCGTGTTCCAGCCGGGAAAGCAGTACCCCACTGCCCAAGACTGTCCCAACAACAAAGACTGCAGCTTCGCCTACGGCAGTGGGAACAGCCTCCCTTCGTCCCCCAGCAGCGCCCACAGCGCCGGCTACGCCCAGCAGACAGTGGGGCCCAGCTTGCCGCTCAGCAAGGCCTCCTTCTTCACCAGCTCCGAGCCGGGCCAGTTCTCCGGCTCCTCGCACACGCCCCTAAGGTGCGACAGCCGGGCCAGCACCGTGTCCCCCGGCGGCTACATGGTCCCCAAAGGTTCCGCTGCTTTCCAGCCCTCGTCCGAGAACTGCCGACagttccccagcgctgcccagtgGACTTTCCGACAAGGCTACGGGGGGCTGGACTGGAGCTCCGAGGCCTTCAGCCAGCTCTATAACCCGGGCTTCGAGTGCCACATCAACGAACCCAACGTCATCCTGGACATCTCCAACTACACCCCCCAGAAGGCCAAGCAGCAGACGGTCTCGGAGACCTTCTCGGAGTCCTCCTCCGATAGCACCCAGTTCAACCAGCCGACCGGGTACAGGCGGGCCAACAGCGAAGCCTCGTCCAGCGAAGGCCAGTCCAGCCTGTCCAGCCTGGAGAAGCTCATGATGGACTGGAACGAGGCCTCCTCGGCCCCGGGTTACAACTGGAATCAGAGCGTCCTGTTCCAAAGCAGCTCCAAGCCCGGGCGGGGCAGGCGGAAGAAGGTGGACATGTTCGACGCCTCCCATCTGaacttctcctcctcttcctcctcctcctcggtgtATCCCTCCAAGAGGAGCACGGGGCCCAGGCAACCGCGGGGCTCCCGAGGGGCCTGCGCCTCCAAGAAGGAGCGGGGCACAGGGAAGGCCAAGTTCCCCACCAAAGCCCAACAGGTCAACGCGCTGTTTCAAGAGAGCACGGACTTGGGGCTGGATTATTACAGCGGCGacagcagcatgtccccgctcccctcccagtccCGGGGCTTCGGGCTCGGCGAGCGAGAGCCGGGCGAATACGCTGGGCCCTACTCCAtgaacccctccaccccttccGACGGGACCTTCCTCCAAGGCTTTCAGAGCGATTCCCCCGGCCTGGGCCAGACGGACTTGGAGAGCAAACACTTCCCCGCCCTGCCGCACCAGCTGGCCGCCCCGGCCCAGCAGACTGTGTTCGAAGCCAGCTTGCAGAAAGCCTTCTCGCCCAACTGCTCCCCGACCCTGGCCTTCAAGGAGGACCTGCGGCCGAGCGACATCCGCAAGCTGCCGGCCTGCGAATCACTCAAGCACAGCATGCCGGGGAGCGGCCTGCCCCACCCTGCGCACATGGCCTGCCGAGACCTCCCCATGCCTCAGCCCCTCTACGACTCCCCCAGCTGCAAAAACCCCACCTACTGGTACTCGCCCAACTCCAGCACCCGGAGCCCCCCCTACGAGAACAAACCTGGGGCCGGCCTGCTGGTGGACTTCATGGGGAGGGCTGACGCCTCCTGCCTCAACCTCCACCTGAGCAACCCCAACCCCTCCAAGGGCGAGAAGGAGCCCCTCGAGATGGCCAGGGCTCACCACCGGGGGGCGTACGCTTGCCCCTTGATGAATGACTTGAATATCTCCCCAGTACCGAGAGACTCTATGCTGCAGCTGCAGGACAACTACAGGTACCCGAGCTTCCCGCCCCAAGGGCATCCCATCATGGCCGCGGCCCAGAAGAGCGGGTTTTTGGGTCCAATGGTAGAGCAACACCCCGAGGACACTTTTACAGTCACCTCATTGTAG